The following coding sequences lie in one Megalodesulfovibrio gigas DSM 1382 = ATCC 19364 genomic window:
- a CDS encoding tape measure protein gives MANDLLYQIKITAEDKASTVINDAAGRARDASGRFVKMGEDSTAAARSATAAQTEHGLALTALAGKVAGVAVAYVAFQTAVNLVWELVTAAKELGTAAVDTAGKYEQLRNALDTVTGGHGDTWFEQLNAWAKVMPGNTAEAVDAFKKLRSMGVQPTIKDMTTLKDTVVAVGGGDEAFSGIVTALGQMQAKGKASAEELMQLAERGVPAYAILREELKLTGAQVADIGNQAIPVEKVMEALMAGLQKRFGGAAAGMADTWEGMTQTLESEWEDFLRLVGDAGVMDYAKAQIKALLAEVQRMAETGDLERWARKTSEALVNLGTIVTGVVKVLGTLARGVVELGSNAGPWLRVLEVLASLPLSPLSGFAGEISRLRVEYEAAYAASQTFADATTAVAGVFREATAAIVEHYDALAAAAKKSSQDEVAQVAAVLAVRRQQRDVVIALAEEEAAARQAALDKAGLAEQKHAAEAKAIEESLSQARLGALQAYAASAQQIYDQVIAHGRKLQEELTSLQAAQKEFAKTAADLILETALNTMNPTQKVAALKREIMAANAELRTLVAKGDAESLKQAEEQLKKLASLYKQMESAASPAQKPTIAQEAAQDVQRGAELIGKAWDAVTQKTKDAATANEAAAKQIGDAVGDATDEVNNAKPQIEVVHNAEVVKAEILAVLNGLSTTGTHTVLFQDASGKPYAPASPLLQEGQLVIKAVTEAAQARVDALAAPQTKEVAVAVVNTAEAASAFEGLTAAAEKAITVHPIGDAAVALFEALIAPAEKPVTLVADATVAQETLEAVMAPAEKSIVLHAEADAAQDVIANALAPEEKSVTLEAEAAAFKALLRELLKPETKIITIEERRKGGGNSSGDAGGEGEAPGYATGVILPGYGGGDIIPARLEPGEAVTDKETVRFFGAQLFRDLKRARTGEISLSELAARIQHAAVDLRIPVRQITEPLRYSAGGLAPAPAGGLSGGHWGTLTLEVGGREFQVVSERAVAADLAEQLTRARLAGVSRAPR, from the coding sequence ATGGCGAACGACCTGCTGTATCAGATCAAAATCACCGCCGAAGACAAGGCATCCACCGTGATCAATGACGCGGCCGGGCGCGCACGTGATGCGTCCGGCCGGTTTGTGAAAATGGGGGAAGACAGCACCGCGGCGGCCCGCAGCGCCACGGCGGCCCAGACGGAACATGGACTGGCGCTGACCGCTCTGGCTGGCAAGGTGGCCGGGGTGGCTGTGGCCTATGTTGCGTTCCAGACAGCCGTCAATCTGGTGTGGGAGCTGGTGACGGCGGCCAAGGAACTGGGCACCGCGGCTGTGGACACGGCCGGGAAATATGAGCAGTTGCGCAATGCCCTGGATACCGTAACCGGTGGGCATGGGGACACTTGGTTCGAGCAGCTCAATGCCTGGGCCAAGGTCATGCCGGGGAACACGGCTGAGGCCGTGGATGCATTCAAAAAGCTCCGGTCGATGGGCGTGCAGCCCACCATCAAGGACATGACCACGCTGAAGGATACCGTGGTGGCCGTGGGCGGGGGTGATGAGGCATTCTCCGGCATTGTGACCGCGTTGGGTCAAATGCAGGCCAAGGGCAAGGCGTCGGCCGAAGAATTGATGCAGCTCGCCGAACGCGGCGTGCCGGCATATGCCATCCTGCGGGAGGAGCTCAAGCTCACGGGCGCTCAGGTGGCGGACATCGGCAATCAGGCCATCCCCGTGGAAAAGGTCATGGAGGCCCTCATGGCAGGGCTGCAGAAGCGCTTCGGCGGCGCAGCCGCAGGCATGGCCGACACCTGGGAGGGCATGACGCAGACCCTGGAAAGCGAGTGGGAAGACTTCCTGCGGCTGGTGGGCGATGCCGGGGTCATGGACTATGCGAAGGCGCAGATCAAGGCGCTGTTGGCCGAAGTACAGCGGATGGCCGAGACTGGCGACCTGGAGCGCTGGGCTCGCAAGACGTCAGAGGCCCTGGTGAACCTGGGCACCATTGTGACCGGCGTGGTCAAGGTGCTGGGCACCCTGGCGCGAGGGGTGGTTGAGCTGGGCAGCAATGCCGGACCATGGCTGCGGGTGCTGGAGGTGCTGGCGTCCCTGCCGCTTTCGCCGTTGTCCGGGTTCGCGGGTGAAATATCGCGACTGCGCGTCGAATATGAGGCGGCATACGCCGCCAGCCAAACATTTGCAGATGCGACCACTGCGGTTGCCGGCGTGTTCCGCGAGGCCACGGCGGCGATTGTGGAGCACTACGACGCCCTGGCCGCGGCCGCGAAAAAAAGCAGCCAGGACGAAGTTGCCCAGGTGGCGGCCGTGCTGGCGGTGCGACGGCAGCAGCGAGATGTGGTGATCGCCCTGGCCGAAGAAGAGGCCGCTGCCCGTCAGGCGGCGTTGGACAAGGCTGGTTTGGCCGAACAAAAACATGCCGCCGAGGCAAAGGCCATTGAGGAGTCACTGTCTCAGGCCAGGCTGGGGGCCTTGCAGGCCTATGCCGCGTCTGCGCAGCAGATATACGATCAGGTTATTGCCCATGGCCGCAAGCTCCAGGAAGAGCTCACCAGCTTGCAGGCTGCGCAGAAGGAATTTGCAAAGACCGCTGCTGACTTGATCCTTGAAACAGCGCTCAACACCATGAATCCCACCCAAAAGGTGGCGGCGTTGAAGCGTGAAATCATGGCGGCCAATGCCGAATTGCGGACGTTGGTGGCAAAAGGAGACGCAGAATCCCTCAAGCAGGCCGAAGAACAGCTCAAGAAGCTGGCATCCTTGTACAAGCAGATGGAGTCGGCAGCGAGTCCGGCGCAGAAGCCGACCATCGCTCAGGAGGCGGCCCAGGATGTGCAACGCGGCGCAGAGCTCATTGGCAAAGCCTGGGACGCTGTGACGCAAAAGACCAAGGATGCCGCCACAGCAAACGAGGCGGCGGCAAAGCAGATCGGCGATGCCGTGGGTGATGCAACCGATGAAGTCAATAACGCCAAGCCCCAGATCGAGGTGGTGCACAATGCCGAGGTGGTGAAGGCCGAAATCCTCGCCGTCTTGAACGGGCTCTCAACCACTGGAACGCACACCGTGCTCTTTCAGGACGCAAGCGGCAAGCCGTATGCCCCGGCATCGCCTCTGCTGCAGGAAGGACAGCTGGTTATCAAGGCGGTGACCGAGGCGGCCCAGGCGCGCGTGGATGCGCTGGCCGCGCCGCAAACCAAGGAAGTGGCTGTCGCGGTGGTGAACACGGCGGAGGCAGCCTCAGCGTTTGAAGGCCTGACTGCGGCAGCAGAGAAGGCCATCACGGTGCACCCCATCGGGGATGCCGCCGTGGCCTTGTTTGAAGCACTGATTGCGCCAGCGGAAAAACCCGTGACACTGGTGGCGGATGCCACAGTGGCTCAGGAAACGCTGGAGGCCGTGATGGCACCGGCGGAAAAGTCCATCGTGCTGCATGCCGAGGCTGATGCGGCGCAGGACGTCATTGCCAATGCCCTGGCCCCCGAGGAAAAATCCGTGACGCTGGAGGCCGAGGCCGCTGCGTTCAAGGCCTTGCTCCGGGAACTCTTGAAGCCGGAAACGAAAATCATCACCATCGAAGAGCGCCGCAAGGGAGGCGGCAACTCTTCTGGAGACGCCGGGGGCGAAGGTGAGGCCCCCGGGTACGCCACAGGCGTGATTCTGCCAGGGTATGGCGGCGGGGATATCATCCCGGCCCGTCTGGAGCCGGGCGAAGCGGTGACGGATAAGGAAACCGTGCGGTTCTTTGGCGCGCAACTGTTCCGGGATCTGAAGCGGGCACGCACCGGGGAAATTTCCCTGTCGGAGCTGGCGGCCCGCATCCAGCACGCGGCAGTGGACCTCCGGATTCCGGTGCGGCAGATCACCGAACCCTTGCGCTACAGCGCTGGCGGGCTGGCCCCCGCGCCTGCGGGAGGCTTGTCCGGCGGCCATTGGGGCACCTTGACGTTGGAAGTGGGCGGCCGGGAATTTCAGGTGGTCTCGGAACGCGCCGTGGCTGCGGACCTCGCCGAACAGTTGACCAGAGCCCGTTTGGCCGGAGTTTCCCGTGCGCCTCGCTGA